In a genomic window of Xylophilus rhododendri:
- a CDS encoding GNAT family N-acetyltransferase, producing MRELPRQSPALPSGAAQGFALQEPGVEELQVCWARHLDEVREAQRLRHEVFAGEMGARIRSPLPGHDIDLFDDYCEHLLIRAGRGGPVVGTYRVLTPAQAKRAGSTYSDTEFDLVRLRGLRDRMVELGRSCVHPDHRRGGVIMALWGALAGFMVRNQLDIMIGCASIPMVHNGVLGGDVAASIWRQLRQTHLAPVEVHVRPRLALPLERLDDQLDVEAPALIRGYLRMGARVLGAPAWDPDFNTADIPMLMRIADLPARYRKHFLG from the coding sequence ATGCGTGAATTGCCCCGCCAGAGCCCTGCGCTGCCATCCGGCGCAGCGCAAGGCTTCGCCCTCCAGGAACCCGGCGTCGAGGAGCTGCAGGTCTGCTGGGCCCGCCATCTCGACGAGGTGCGAGAGGCCCAGCGCCTGCGCCACGAGGTGTTCGCCGGCGAAATGGGCGCCCGCATCCGCTCGCCGCTGCCCGGCCACGACATCGACCTGTTCGACGACTACTGCGAACACCTGCTGATCCGTGCAGGCCGCGGCGGCCCGGTCGTCGGCACCTACCGGGTGCTCACGCCGGCCCAGGCCAAACGCGCCGGCAGCACCTACAGCGATACCGAGTTCGACCTGGTGCGCCTGCGCGGCCTGCGTGACCGCATGGTGGAGCTGGGCCGCAGCTGCGTGCATCCGGACCACCGCCGCGGCGGCGTCATCATGGCGCTGTGGGGCGCGCTCGCCGGCTTCATGGTGCGCAACCAGCTCGACATCATGATCGGCTGCGCCAGCATCCCCATGGTGCACAACGGCGTGCTCGGCGGCGACGTCGCGGCCAGCATCTGGCGCCAATTGCGGCAGACGCATCTCGCGCCGGTGGAAGTGCATGTGCGGCCGCGGCTCGCGCTGCCGCTGGAACGGCTGGATGACCAGCTCGATGTGGAGGCGCCGGCGCTGATCCGCGGCTACCTGAGGATGGGCGCCAGGGTGCTGGGCGCTCCGGCCTGGGATCCTGACTTCAACACGGCCGACATCCCGATGCTGATGCGCATCGCCGACCTGCCGGCCCGCTACCGCAAGCATTTCCTGGGATAA
- the glmM gene encoding phosphoglucosamine mutase, producing MARKYFGTDGIRGTVGRPPITADFVLRLAHAVGQVLRRTESRPRVMIGKDTRVSGYMLESALESGFNSAGVDVVLLGPLPTPGVAYLTRALRASLGVVISASHNPFQDNGIKFFGAHGNKLDDGWELAVEEALEQPPAWADSMVIGKARRLDDAAGRYIEFCKSTFPSALTLRGLKIVVDAAHGAAYHIAPKVFHELGAEVFSIGCAPDGLNINREVGATHPQALVAEVRARGADFGIALDGDADRLKMVDGDGRLYDGDELLYLVANARLDHDEPLVAPGSRDSTPGVVGTLMTNMAVELALQARGVQFVRAKVGDRHVLEELGARGWLLGGEGSGHLLALDKHSTGDGLISALQVLQACLRSGRSMASLLSEISLFPQTLLNVPLPDGRSWRQSEAFAAVCREVETELGGQGRVLIRASGTEPLLRIMVEARDAAVSRQCAQRLADAVQTEAA from the coding sequence ATGGCACGCAAATATTTCGGCACCGACGGCATCCGCGGCACGGTGGGACGCCCGCCGATCACCGCCGACTTCGTCCTGCGCCTGGCGCATGCGGTGGGCCAGGTGCTGCGCCGTACCGAGAGCCGGCCGCGGGTGATGATCGGCAAGGACACCCGCGTGTCGGGCTACATGCTGGAAAGCGCGCTCGAATCCGGCTTCAACTCGGCCGGCGTGGACGTGGTGCTGCTCGGCCCGCTGCCCACGCCGGGCGTGGCCTACCTCACCCGCGCGCTGCGCGCCAGCCTGGGCGTGGTCATCAGCGCCAGCCACAATCCTTTCCAGGACAACGGCATCAAGTTCTTCGGCGCGCACGGCAACAAGCTCGACGATGGCTGGGAGCTGGCCGTCGAAGAGGCCCTGGAGCAGCCGCCGGCCTGGGCCGATTCGATGGTGATCGGCAAGGCGCGCCGGCTCGACGACGCCGCGGGCCGCTACATCGAGTTCTGCAAGAGCACCTTTCCCAGCGCGCTGACGCTGCGCGGACTGAAGATCGTGGTCGATGCGGCGCATGGCGCGGCCTATCACATCGCGCCCAAGGTCTTCCACGAGCTGGGTGCCGAGGTCTTTTCCATCGGCTGCGCGCCGGACGGCCTCAACATCAACCGCGAGGTGGGTGCCACCCATCCTCAAGCCCTGGTGGCCGAGGTCCGCGCCCGGGGCGCCGATTTCGGCATCGCCCTCGATGGCGACGCCGACCGGCTGAAGATGGTCGATGGCGACGGCCGGCTCTACGACGGCGACGAGCTGCTCTACCTAGTCGCCAACGCGCGCCTGGACCACGACGAGCCCCTGGTCGCACCCGGCTCCCGCGACAGCACGCCCGGCGTGGTCGGTACGCTGATGACCAATATGGCGGTGGAGCTGGCCCTGCAGGCGCGCGGTGTGCAGTTCGTGCGTGCCAAGGTGGGCGATCGCCATGTGCTGGAGGAACTGGGCGCGCGCGGCTGGCTGCTCGGCGGGGAAGGCTCCGGCCATCTGCTGGCGCTGGACAAGCACAGCACCGGCGACGGCCTGATCAGCGCCCTGCAGGTGCTGCAGGCCTGCCTGCGCAGCGGCCGCAGCATGGCCAGCCTGCTGTCGGAGATCAGCCTGTTTCCCCAGACCCTGCTCAACGTGCCGCTGCCCGATGGCCGGTCGTGGCGGCAGAGCGAGGCCTTCGCCGCCGTCTGCCGCGAGGTGGAGACGGAGCTGGGCGGGCAGGGGCGGGTGCTGATACGCGCCAGCGGTACCGAGCCGCTGCTGCGCATCATGGTCGAGGCGCGCGATGCGGCGGTCTCGCGGCAGTGCGCGCAGCGTCTGGCCGACGCGGTCCAGACCGAAGCCGCCTAG
- the folP gene encoding dihydropteroate synthase, whose translation MIWQTFRFRIDLSTPRVMGIVNVTPDSFSDGGRHAGLSQALRHCEQLLKEGAHILDIGGESTRPGSPPVPVDEELARVIPLVRAAQSLGAPLSVDTRKPEVMRAALDAGADIVNDILALRAPGALEAVAAHPLCGVCLMHMQGEPLTMQQQPMSGDAVPQVHDFLLQQADRLRHAGIAEERIVLDPGVGFGKTVSQNFALLARQREATPRGYPILAGWSRKSSLGAVTGLAVEQRLVPSIVAAVLAVEQGASVVRVHDVAETVAALKVLAAMRQESKAH comes from the coding sequence ATGATCTGGCAGACCTTCCGCTTTCGTATCGATCTCTCCACGCCGCGTGTGATGGGGATCGTCAACGTCACGCCGGATTCGTTCTCGGATGGCGGCCGCCATGCCGGCCTGTCACAGGCCTTGCGCCACTGCGAGCAGCTGCTGAAGGAGGGCGCGCACATCCTGGACATCGGCGGGGAATCGACCCGGCCGGGCAGCCCGCCGGTGCCGGTGGACGAGGAACTGGCGCGTGTCATCCCCCTGGTGCGGGCGGCGCAGTCCCTGGGTGCGCCGCTGTCGGTCGATACCAGGAAGCCGGAAGTCATGCGGGCGGCGCTGGACGCGGGTGCGGACATCGTCAACGACATCCTGGCCTTGCGTGCGCCCGGGGCGCTGGAGGCCGTGGCGGCCCACCCGCTGTGCGGTGTCTGCCTGATGCACATGCAGGGCGAGCCGCTGACCATGCAGCAGCAGCCGATGTCCGGCGATGCGGTGCCGCAGGTGCATGACTTCCTGCTGCAGCAGGCCGACCGTCTGCGTCATGCCGGCATCGCCGAGGAGCGCATCGTGCTGGACCCGGGCGTGGGCTTCGGCAAGACCGTGTCACAGAACTTTGCATTGCTGGCACGCCAGCGCGAAGCCACGCCGCGGGGCTATCCGATACTCGCCGGCTGGTCCCGCAAGTCCTCGCTGGGCGCGGTCACCGGGCTGGCGGTGGAACAGCGCCTGGTCCCCAGCATCGTCGCCGCCGTGCTGGCGGTGGAGCAGGGCGCCAGCGTGGTGCGGGTACACGATGTGGCCGAGACGGTCGCCGCCTTGAAGGTGCTGGCGGCTATGCGGCAGGAATCGAAGGCGCACTGA
- the ftsH gene encoding ATP-dependent zinc metalloprotease FtsH — MNNQWFSKIAVWLVIAMVLFTVFKQFDARGNAGAGYIGYSDFLEEVRGNRIKSATIQEGQSGGSEILATTNDDRKVRTTATYLDRGLVGDLINNNVKFDVKPREEGSLLVSLLISWGPMLLLIGVWVYFMRQMQGGGKGGAFSFGKSKARMLDENNNTVTFADVAGCDEAKEEVKEVVDFLKDPQKFQKLGGRIPRGLLLVGPPGTGKTLLAKSIAGEAKVPFFSISGSDFVEMFVGVGAARVRDMFENAKKNAPCIIFIDEIDAVGRQRGAGLGGGNDEREQTLNQMLVEMDGFETNLGVIVVAATNRPDILDAALLRPGRFDRQVYVTLPDIRGREQILNVHMRKVPLGQDVNPSVIARGTPGMSGADLANLCNEAALMAARRNARTVEMQDFERAKDKIFMGPERKSMVMPEEERRNTAYHESGHALIGKLLPKCDPVHKVTIIPRGRALGVTMSLPAQDRYSYDRDYMLNQISMLFGGRIAEEVFMHQMTTGASNDFERATNLARDMVMKYGMTEALGPMVYAENEGEVFLGRSVTKTTNMSEQTMQKVDEAVRRIIDEQYSLARRLIEEHSDKMHAMAKALLEWETIDSEQLDDIMAGREPRPPKDWTPRIPPNNGDKPGGGNAAVATEPAPSAA; from the coding sequence TTGAATAATCAGTGGTTTTCCAAGATCGCCGTCTGGCTGGTGATCGCGATGGTGCTGTTCACTGTCTTCAAACAGTTCGACGCACGTGGCAATGCCGGCGCCGGCTACATCGGCTATTCCGACTTCCTCGAAGAAGTCCGCGGCAACCGCATCAAGAGCGCCACCATCCAGGAAGGCCAGAGCGGCGGCAGCGAGATCCTCGCCACCACCAACGACGACCGCAAGGTGCGCACCACCGCCACCTACCTCGATCGCGGCCTGGTCGGCGACCTGATCAACAACAACGTCAAGTTCGACGTCAAGCCGCGCGAAGAAGGCTCGCTGCTGGTTTCCCTGCTGATCAGCTGGGGCCCCATGCTGCTGCTGATCGGCGTCTGGGTGTATTTCATGCGCCAGATGCAGGGCGGCGGCAAGGGCGGCGCCTTCAGCTTCGGCAAGAGCAAGGCGCGCATGCTCGACGAGAACAACAACACCGTCACCTTCGCCGACGTCGCCGGTTGCGACGAGGCCAAGGAAGAGGTCAAGGAAGTCGTCGACTTCCTGAAGGACCCGCAGAAATTCCAGAAGCTCGGCGGCCGCATTCCCCGCGGCCTGCTGCTGGTCGGCCCTCCGGGCACCGGCAAGACCCTGCTGGCCAAGTCGATCGCCGGCGAGGCCAAGGTTCCCTTCTTCAGCATCTCGGGTTCGGACTTCGTGGAAATGTTCGTCGGCGTGGGCGCGGCCCGTGTGCGCGACATGTTCGAGAACGCCAAGAAGAATGCTCCCTGCATCATCTTCATCGATGAAATCGACGCGGTCGGCCGCCAGCGCGGCGCGGGCCTCGGCGGCGGCAACGACGAACGCGAGCAGACCCTGAACCAGATGCTGGTCGAGATGGACGGCTTCGAGACCAACCTCGGCGTGATCGTGGTGGCCGCCACCAACCGCCCCGACATCCTGGATGCCGCCCTGCTGCGCCCTGGCCGTTTCGACCGCCAAGTCTATGTCACGCTGCCGGACATCCGCGGCCGCGAGCAGATCCTGAACGTGCACATGCGCAAGGTTCCGCTGGGCCAGGACGTGAACCCGTCCGTCATCGCCCGCGGCACCCCCGGCATGAGCGGCGCCGACCTGGCCAACCTGTGCAACGAAGCCGCCCTGATGGCCGCCCGCCGCAATGCCCGCACCGTCGAGATGCAGGACTTCGAGCGCGCCAAGGACAAGATCTTCATGGGCCCCGAGCGCAAGAGCATGGTCATGCCCGAGGAAGAGCGCCGCAACACGGCCTACCACGAGTCCGGCCACGCCCTCATCGGCAAGCTGCTGCCCAAGTGTGATCCGGTGCACAAGGTCACCATCATTCCGCGCGGCCGTGCCCTGGGTGTGACCATGAGCCTGCCGGCGCAGGACCGCTACAGCTACGACCGCGACTACATGCTCAACCAGATCAGCATGCTGTTCGGCGGCCGGATCGCGGAAGAGGTCTTCATGCACCAGATGACGACCGGCGCTTCCAACGACTTCGAGCGCGCCACCAACCTGGCCCGCGACATGGTCATGAAGTACGGCATGACTGAGGCCCTGGGCCCCATGGTCTATGCCGAGAACGAAGGTGAAGTCTTCCTGGGCCGCTCGGTCACCAAGACCACCAACATGAGCGAGCAGACCATGCAGAAGGTCGACGAAGCCGTGCGCCGCATCATCGACGAGCAGTATTCACTGGCCCGCCGCCTGATCGAAGAGCACAGCGACAAGATGCACGCCATGGCCAAGGCGCTGCTGGAATGGGAAACCATCGATTCCGAGCAGCTAGACGACATCATGGCCGGCCGCGAACCCCGTCCGCCCAAGGACTGGACGCCGCGCATCCCGCCGAACAACGGCGACAAGCCGGGCGGTGGCAACGCCGCGGTGGCGACCGAACCGGCGCCCAGCGCGGCCTGA
- a CDS encoding RlmE family RNA methyltransferase, which translates to MKVKTKSSKVNKAWLNEHVNDTYVKLAAKEGYRARAAYKLKEIDELLGLVRPGNTVVDLGSTPGAWSQYLRRRLSPDGAAVGALNGRIVAVDLLPMVPIEGVLFIQGDFREEAVLAEVEEALQGGQADLVVSDMASNLSGIASADAARMVHLIELAVDFSCQHLTPQGALVAKVFHGGGYNDVVKLFKDHFKVVKPIKPKASRDKSSENFLVGIGLKSGLS; encoded by the coding sequence GTGAAGGTCAAAACCAAATCGAGCAAGGTCAACAAGGCCTGGCTGAACGAGCATGTCAACGACACCTATGTGAAGCTCGCCGCCAAGGAGGGCTACCGGGCCCGCGCCGCCTACAAGCTCAAGGAGATCGACGAACTGCTGGGCCTGGTACGGCCGGGCAACACGGTGGTCGACCTCGGCTCCACGCCCGGCGCCTGGAGCCAGTACCTGCGGCGCCGCCTGTCTCCCGATGGTGCAGCGGTGGGCGCGCTCAATGGCCGCATCGTGGCGGTCGACCTGTTGCCGATGGTGCCGATCGAGGGCGTGCTCTTCATCCAGGGCGACTTCCGCGAAGAGGCCGTGCTGGCCGAGGTGGAGGAAGCGCTGCAGGGCGGGCAGGCCGACCTGGTCGTCTCCGACATGGCATCCAACCTCTCCGGCATCGCCTCCGCCGACGCCGCGCGCATGGTGCACCTGATCGAACTGGCGGTGGATTTCTCCTGCCAGCACCTCACGCCGCAGGGCGCGCTGGTGGCCAAGGTCTTCCATGGAGGTGGTTACAACGATGTGGTGAAACTGTTCAAAGATCACTTCAAGGTCGTCAAGCCGATCAAGCCCAAGGCCTCGCGCGACAAGTCCTCGGAAAACTTCCTGGTCGGCATCGGCCTGAAATCGGGTTTGTCCTGA
- a CDS encoding YhbY family RNA-binding protein, which yields MPQISLTPAERREKRADAHHLDPVVIVGSDGLTPAVQKEIDNALNSHGLIKVRVSAEDRTARELLFQTLSADLNAAPIQHIGKLLVLWRPPVEKVREAASGEDRMPGPRDVKVLKYGRGGQRPEVKTLRVLGNQRLTPGGQVKRIKVLQKSVKKNQPD from the coding sequence ATGCCCCAGATTTCACTGACCCCCGCCGAACGTCGCGAAAAACGCGCCGATGCCCACCATCTCGACCCCGTGGTCATCGTCGGCTCCGACGGCCTGACGCCCGCCGTGCAGAAGGAGATCGACAACGCGCTCAACTCCCACGGCCTGATCAAGGTGCGTGTCTCCGCCGAAGACCGAACCGCGCGGGAACTGCTGTTCCAGACGCTCTCCGCCGACCTGAACGCCGCCCCGATCCAGCACATCGGCAAGCTGCTGGTGCTGTGGCGCCCGCCGGTCGAGAAGGTGCGTGAAGCCGCCTCCGGCGAGGACCGCATGCCCGGCCCGCGCGACGTGAAGGTGCTGAAGTACGGCCGCGGCGGCCAGCGCCCCGAGGTCAAGACCCTGCGTGTGCTGGGCAACCAGCGCCTGACGCCCGGCGGCCAGGTCAAGCGCATCAAGGTGCTGCAGAAGTCCGTCAAGAAGAATCAGCCCGACTGA
- a CDS encoding glycosyltransferase, translating to MQATAGQRHVLCMKWGTKYGPEYVNNLYGMVRRHLSGDFTFVCLTDDAVGIRPEVTCLPLPQMPIKPEKPGVPDRAWRKLSTFSADLHGLKGTALYLDVDVVVVGSLDGFFSQPGEFLIIKDYKRPWRITGNSSVYRFEIGAHPDVLSYFHAHEDEIRLKFRNEQAYLSDYLHRQGKLKYWPARWCPSFKYHSIPHWPFNYFQEPSIPADARVVIFHGECNPPDALHGQRNRRFRFIKPAGWVADYWKA from the coding sequence ATGCAAGCGACCGCAGGCCAGCGCCATGTGCTGTGCATGAAGTGGGGCACGAAATACGGCCCCGAATACGTCAACAACCTCTACGGCATGGTGCGCCGCCATCTGAGCGGCGATTTCACTTTCGTCTGCCTCACGGACGACGCCGTGGGCATCCGGCCGGAGGTGACATGCCTGCCCCTGCCGCAGATGCCGATCAAGCCCGAGAAGCCAGGCGTGCCCGACCGCGCCTGGCGCAAGCTCAGCACCTTCAGTGCCGATCTGCACGGCCTGAAGGGCACGGCGCTCTATCTCGACGTGGACGTGGTGGTGGTGGGCAGCCTCGACGGCTTCTTCAGCCAGCCGGGCGAGTTCCTGATCATCAAGGACTACAAGCGGCCCTGGCGCATCACCGGCAACTCATCGGTGTACCGCTTCGAGATCGGGGCGCATCCGGACGTGCTGAGTTATTTCCACGCACACGAAGACGAGATCCGCCTGAAGTTCCGCAACGAGCAGGCCTATCTGTCGGACTACCTGCACCGCCAGGGCAAGCTGAAGTACTGGCCCGCGCGCTGGTGCCCGAGCTTCAAGTACCACAGCATCCCGCACTGGCCGTTCAACTACTTCCAGGAGCCGTCGATTCCGGCCGATGCACGGGTGGTGATCTTCCACGGCGAATGCAATCCGCCGGATGCCCTGCACGGCCAGCGCAACCGGCGCTTCCGCTTCATCAAGCCGGCTGGCTGGGTGGCGGATTACTGGAAGGCCTGA
- a CDS encoding DUF4149 domain-containing protein, protein MIQNRRFCTLAAGLWWGSLSTLGFFVVPMLFAHLQPVAVAGGMAARLFSGQTWISVVCAMLLIVASRGRGRAQEDGAAAPQDYGWIALVLAGLLLALLSEFAVAPRIVARENLRLWHSVGTGLYVVQWACAGLCFWRLLRPSSNPPPSQPA, encoded by the coding sequence ATGATCCAGAACCGCCGCTTCTGCACCCTGGCGGCCGGCCTCTGGTGGGGCAGCCTGTCCACGCTGGGTTTCTTCGTGGTGCCCATGCTGTTCGCCCATCTGCAACCGGTGGCCGTGGCCGGCGGCATGGCGGCGCGGCTCTTCAGCGGCCAGACCTGGATCTCGGTCGTCTGCGCCATGCTGCTGATCGTGGCGTCGCGCGGGCGGGGCAGGGCGCAGGAAGACGGCGCCGCGGCGCCCCAGGACTACGGCTGGATCGCCCTGGTGCTGGCCGGCCTGCTGCTGGCCCTGCTGTCGGAATTCGCGGTGGCTCCGCGCATCGTGGCGCGGGAGAACCTGCGCCTGTGGCATTCGGTCGGCACCGGCCTCTATGTCGTGCAATGGGCCTGCGCCGGCCTGTGCTTTTGGCGCCTGCTCAGGCCTTCCAGTAATCCGCCACCCAGCCAGCCGGCTTGA
- the greA gene encoding transcription elongation factor GreA translates to MANTIPITKRGAEKLKTELHQLKTVERPAIIQAIAEARAQGDLSENAEYDAAKDRQGFIEGRIQEVEGKLSAAQIIDPTALDAEGRVVFGATVELEDEDSGDKVTYQIVGEDEADLKLGLINVSSPIARALIGKHEGDVASVQAPGGVRNYEIVAVRYA, encoded by the coding sequence ATGGCCAACACCATCCCGATCACCAAGCGCGGAGCCGAAAAACTGAAGACCGAGCTGCACCAGCTCAAGACGGTGGAGCGTCCGGCCATCATCCAGGCCATCGCCGAGGCACGTGCCCAGGGCGACCTGAGCGAGAACGCCGAGTACGACGCCGCCAAGGACCGCCAGGGCTTCATCGAAGGCCGCATCCAGGAGGTGGAGGGCAAACTGTCGGCCGCGCAGATCATCGATCCCACCGCGCTCGACGCCGAAGGCCGCGTGGTCTTTGGTGCCACGGTCGAACTGGAAGACGAGGACTCCGGCGACAAGGTCACCTACCAGATCGTGGGCGAGGACGAGGCCGACCTGAAGCTGGGCCTGATCAACGTCTCCAGCCCCATCGCCCGCGCCCTCATCGGCAAGCACGAAGGCGATGTCGCCAGCGTGCAGGCGCCGGGCGGCGTGCGCAACTACGAGATCGTCGCGGTCCGCTACGCCTGA
- a CDS encoding Kdo hydroxylase family protein, with protein sequence MEKQILELDLADWKAAEADPALIAAVEAGKVLYFPRLHFTLWPQEAALLRPDMLAEGKRNISLDAQGQLKGAAGSAEEQKDLAAMVGRFRANAVALVHGLLPDYRPHLRLAPTSFRPTQVESRTQSWRADDKRLHVDAFPSRPNRGERILRVFANVNPMGQPRVWRVGEPFEDVARRFLPKARPYARWQAKLLQKIGVTKSLRSEYDHLMLQLHDGMKGDALYQQNAPQATMPFAAGSAWVCFSDQTPHAVMGGQFMLEQTLHLPPEAQYNVASSPLAILTRLAGHPLIP encoded by the coding sequence GTGGAAAAGCAGATCCTCGAACTCGACCTGGCGGACTGGAAGGCGGCCGAGGCCGATCCGGCCCTGATCGCCGCGGTCGAGGCCGGCAAGGTGCTGTACTTCCCGCGGCTGCACTTCACGCTCTGGCCGCAGGAGGCAGCGCTGCTGCGGCCCGACATGCTGGCCGAGGGCAAACGCAACATCAGCCTGGATGCGCAGGGCCAGCTCAAGGGCGCGGCCGGCAGCGCCGAGGAACAGAAGGATCTCGCCGCGATGGTCGGCCGCTTCCGCGCCAACGCCGTGGCGCTGGTGCACGGCCTGCTGCCGGATTACCGGCCGCATCTGCGCCTGGCGCCGACCAGCTTCCGGCCCACCCAGGTCGAGAGCCGCACCCAGTCCTGGCGTGCCGACGACAAGCGCCTGCATGTGGATGCCTTCCCCTCGCGGCCCAACCGCGGCGAGCGCATCCTGCGGGTCTTCGCCAACGTCAACCCGATGGGCCAGCCCCGCGTGTGGCGCGTGGGCGAGCCTTTCGAGGACGTGGCCCGCCGCTTCCTGCCCAAGGCCAGGCCGTACGCGCGCTGGCAGGCCAAGCTGCTGCAGAAGATCGGCGTCACCAAGTCGCTGCGCAGCGAATACGACCACCTGATGCTGCAGCTGCACGACGGCATGAAGGGCGATGCGCTCTACCAGCAGAACGCGCCGCAGGCCACCATGCCCTTCGCGGCCGGATCGGCCTGGGTGTGCTTCTCCGACCAGACGCCGCATGCCGTCATGGGCGGCCAGTTCATGCTGGAGCAGACCCTGCATCTGCCGCCCGAGGCGCAATACAATGTGGCGTCCAGTCCGCTTGCAATCCTGACGCGGCTGGCGGGGCACCCGCTGATTCCCTAG